In Ferribacterium limneticum, a genomic segment contains:
- the soxZ gene encoding thiosulfate oxidation carrier complex protein SoxZ yields the protein MGNPMKIRAASKDGVTEVKVLVSHEMETGQRKDSAGAIVPAWFITELTAKHGDKVVLTSEFGPSVSKNPYLAFKFKGGVKGEKVTVSWKDNKGDSRTDEAAIN from the coding sequence ATGGGCAATCCAATGAAAATCCGCGCCGCCAGCAAGGACGGCGTTACCGAAGTGAAGGTTCTGGTCAGCCACGAAATGGAAACCGGCCAGCGCAAGGACTCCGCCGGCGCCATCGTGCCGGCCTGGTTCATCACCGAACTGACCGCCAAGCATGGCGACAAGGTCGTGCTGACCAGCGAATTCGGACCGTCCGTGTCCAAGAACCCCTACCTGGCCTTCAAGTTCAAGGGCGGCGTCAAGGGCGAAAAGGTTACGGTCAGCTGGAAGGACAACAAGGGCGATTCACGCACCGACGAAGCGGCCATCAACTAA
- the soxY gene encoding thiosulfate oxidation carrier protein SoxY, whose product MNNQRRTVLKSGSGAALLGMLAAAGIITPGMALADWNKAAFDAKSMADTLKALGAGTPADSKDVQVTGPDIAENGAVVPVGVASTLPNITMVAILIEKNPNALAASFVLPEGTEANVQTRVKMGQTSNIYALVKSDGKFFMATKEIKVTLGGCGG is encoded by the coding sequence ATGAACAATCAACGTCGCACCGTACTGAAATCCGGCTCCGGCGCCGCCCTGCTGGGCATGCTGGCTGCCGCCGGCATCATCACCCCGGGCATGGCCCTGGCTGACTGGAACAAGGCTGCCTTTGACGCCAAGAGCATGGCCGACACGCTCAAGGCGCTTGGCGCCGGCACCCCGGCTGACAGCAAGGACGTCCAGGTCACCGGTCCGGACATCGCCGAAAACGGCGCCGTCGTGCCGGTTGGCGTCGCCTCGACGCTGCCGAACATCACGATGGTCGCCATCCTGATCGAGAAAAACCCGAATGCGCTGGCCGCTTCCTTCGTGCTGCCGGAAGGCACCGAAGCCAACGTCCAGACCCGCGTCAAGATGGGCCAGACCTCGAACATCTACGCGCTGGTCAAGTCCGACGGCAAGTTCTTCATGGCCACGAAAGAGATCAAGGTTACTCTCGGCGGCTGCGGCGGCTAA
- the soxA gene encoding sulfur oxidation c-type cytochrome SoxA, whose translation MIQRLMKTLVGAAVLVAFAGGVAAQDSKVADELAKYREALADGNPADLFEVKGESLWMEKRGPKNASLEQCDLGQGPGKLDGAYAALPKYFKDTNKVMDVESRLVHCMMTLQGFTLAEATKQWYSKPGKDSDIEALITFIGAKSNGKPINVPATHPEEAKMAKMGEYIFFRRSGPQDFSCSICHGQEGKRIRLQDLGNLTTKEGAGFAMKTWPSYRVSQGTVWTMQRRLIDCMRQARWPEPEYLADSIIALETYLQKTATGTVMETPGIKR comes from the coding sequence ATGATTCAACGTTTGATGAAAACGCTGGTTGGGGCGGCTGTGCTAGTCGCCTTTGCCGGTGGTGTTGCGGCCCAGGATAGCAAGGTCGCCGATGAGCTCGCCAAGTACCGCGAAGCGCTGGCTGACGGCAATCCGGCCGACCTGTTCGAGGTCAAGGGTGAAAGCCTGTGGATGGAAAAGCGTGGCCCGAAGAATGCCTCGCTCGAACAGTGCGACCTCGGTCAGGGGCCGGGCAAGCTGGATGGTGCCTATGCCGCCCTGCCGAAGTATTTCAAGGACACCAACAAGGTGATGGACGTCGAGTCCCGCCTGGTCCATTGCATGATGACCCTGCAAGGCTTCACGCTGGCCGAAGCGACCAAGCAGTGGTATTCGAAGCCGGGCAAGGATTCCGACATCGAGGCGCTGATTACTTTCATCGGCGCCAAGTCGAATGGCAAGCCGATCAACGTGCCGGCGACGCATCCGGAAGAAGCCAAGATGGCCAAGATGGGCGAATACATTTTCTTCCGTCGTTCCGGTCCGCAGGATTTTTCCTGCTCGATCTGTCACGGTCAGGAAGGCAAGCGCATCCGCCTGCAGGATCTCGGCAACCTGACGACCAAGGAAGGTGCCGGCTTTGCCATGAAGACCTGGCCGTCGTACCGCGTCTCGCAAGGCACGGTGTGGACCATGCAGCGTCGTCTGATCGACTGCATGCGCCAGGCCCGCTGGCCTGAGCCCGAGTATCTGGCCGATTCGATCATCGCGCTGGAAACCTATCTGCAAAAAACTGCGACCGGCACCGTGATGGAAACGCCGGGCATCAAGCGCTGA